A genome region from Tolypothrix sp. PCC 7712 includes the following:
- the rpsE gene encoding 30S ribosomal protein S5: MATGRRKANRAKKEETNWQERVIQIRRVSKVVKGGKKLSFRAIVVVGNERGQVGVGVGKASDVIGAVKKGVADGKKHLIDIPITKSNSIPHPIDGVGGGAKVIMRPAAPGTGVIAGGAVRTVLELAGVRNVLAKQLGSNNPLNNARAAVNALSTLRTLSEVAEDRGVPIENLYII, from the coding sequence ATGGCAACTGGTCGTCGTAAAGCGAACCGCGCAAAAAAAGAAGAAACCAACTGGCAAGAGCGGGTCATTCAAATCAGACGGGTGAGTAAGGTCGTTAAAGGTGGTAAAAAACTCAGCTTCCGCGCGATCGTCGTCGTCGGTAATGAACGCGGTCAAGTTGGTGTAGGGGTAGGCAAAGCTTCAGATGTAATTGGTGCTGTGAAAAAAGGTGTAGCCGACGGCAAAAAACATCTTATTGACATCCCCATTACCAAATCTAACTCCATCCCTCATCCCATTGATGGTGTGGGTGGCGGTGCTAAAGTCATTATGCGCCCAGCAGCACCCGGTACTGGGGTAATTGCTGGTGGTGCTGTGCGGACTGTACTGGAATTGGCAGGAGTTCGTAACGTTTTGGCCAAGCAACTCGGTTCCAACAATCCGTTAAACAATGCGAGAGCCGCAGTCAACGCCTTATCCACGCTGCGTACTTTATCTGAAGTCGCTGAAGACCGAGGTGTTCCTATTGAAAATCTCTACATTATTTAG